ATTTCTTAAGGCTCGTTGGATTGTTGAGGTAGTGCATTTCAGTGAGGGCATTTGCGTCGTAATCGTAATACTTTACCTGAAGGTAAGGATTCCCGTTTTTATCAACGCGCTCAAGCATCTCAAATGAATCCGGAGCGAGCACATGGGCGCCTTTCGAAAGTTTGGCCTGTTTGAGTTTGTCGTCCGGATCGATCAGCACACTGCCGCAGCGGCAGCAATCACGAGCGGTGATGTCATTTTGAGCGGAACATTGGGGGCAGATCTTAAAACGGAAAAGATAGCCGCACGGCGTAAACTCGAAGGTCTGTGGATGGGTCTTCCCCCCGCGGCACTTCCGGCCGAAGTGTTCCAGCAGCGTTCCGTCATCGTCGACGATCCCCCAGAAGTCATTCACAAAGCCGCATTCGGGGCAGGGCACTTTGACCGGGACCGATTCGGATGCCGGCTTTTTATCGCCAATCTCCGGGCTGAAAATGCTATGTCCCATCCCGGTGTAATCCAACACCAGACAATCCTTTTTATCGGGTTCCAAACGCAAACCGCGGCCGATGATCTGCTGATACAGGCTAATCGAATCCGTTGGGCGCAGGATCGCGATCACATCGACATGCGCTGCGTCGAACCCGGTCGTTAACACGGATACGTTCACTAAATAGGTAAACGCTTTCTGCTTAAAATCATGAACGATCTGATCGCGCTCGCTCAGCTCGGTGGTGCCCAGGACCAGCCGGGCCTGCCCCTCCGGAAGATGTTCCATGATCTCCTTCGCATGTTTTACGGTGGAGCTGAAAATCATCACCCCCTGCCGCTGGTCGCTCTCCGTAATATCAATGATGTTTTTGATGATCAGGGGCGTGAGCCGCCGTTGCCGGTTCAGCACGTTCTCCAGTTGAGCCATCGTGTACGATTGGCCGTTTTCGGTCAGCTCGGAGAAGTCGTACGATGTGACCGGAATATCGACCTTTACAGGGGGCGTCAGGTATTTATTCCGGATCATATACTTCAGGGGCAGATCGAAGATGCAGTGCTTAAAGAAGCGACGCTGCTGCGTCTTAACCTCCCCGCGCAGCGCGTAATTATAGATCCAGCCGAGTCCTAAGCGATACGGGGTCGCCGTCAGGCCCAGGATACAAATGTGCTTATTGTTCCGTTTGAGCTGTTGGATGACTTTTCCGTATTGACTGTCCGGTTCCAGGCCGACGCGGTGACATTCGTCGATCACGAGTAACGTGAAATTACTGAAAAAGGCATCATCGGCCTTCGCGACCGACTGAATGCTGCCGAAGATAACCTTCTGCGTGCTATCCTTCTGATTCAATCCCGCCGAATAGATCCCGGCCTGCAGGCCATAGCTTTCATATTTTAAATGGTTTTGCTCTACCAGCTCTTTGACATGCGCGAGCACCAAGACGCGGCCTTTGGCTATTTTAGCCAATTCCGCAATCACCAGACTTTTGCCGGCCCCCGTGGGCAAAACGATCACCGCAGGGCTTCGTCGCTTTCTGAAGTAAGCGAGGGTGCGATCAACGGATTCCTGTTGGTATGGTCTGAGTTTATACATAGCGCGCACAAGCTATTTGAAGCGCGCCGCACATGGCTACTCAATTCGCACGCGAGTCTTGTTGGGCCTAAAAAGGGCGAAATCCGGATGGGAAATTTTTGAACCAC
This region of Pontiella agarivorans genomic DNA includes:
- a CDS encoding DEAD/DEAH box helicase family protein, with translation MYKLRPYQQESVDRTLAYFRKRRSPAVIVLPTGAGKSLVIAELAKIAKGRVLVLAHVKELVEQNHLKYESYGLQAGIYSAGLNQKDSTQKVIFGSIQSVAKADDAFFSNFTLLVIDECHRVGLEPDSQYGKVIQQLKRNNKHICILGLTATPYRLGLGWIYNYALRGEVKTQQRRFFKHCIFDLPLKYMIRNKYLTPPVKVDIPVTSYDFSELTENGQSYTMAQLENVLNRQRRLTPLIIKNIIDITESDQRQGVMIFSSTVKHAKEIMEHLPEGQARLVLGTTELSERDQIVHDFKQKAFTYLVNVSVLTTGFDAAHVDVIAILRPTDSISLYQQIIGRGLRLEPDKKDCLVLDYTGMGHSIFSPEIGDKKPASESVPVKVPCPECGFVNDFWGIVDDDGTLLEHFGRKCRGGKTHPQTFEFTPCGYLFRFKICPQCSAQNDITARDCCRCGSVLIDPDDKLKQAKLSKGAHVLAPDSFEMLERVDKNGNPYLQVKYYDYDANALTEMHYLNNPTSLKKFSINFLRSHLRRPELKLNISSVSDVLQIQSQLRMPSFVIARKQGKFWKITEKIFSEEL